One genomic region from Streptomyces sp. NBC_01304 encodes:
- the msrB gene encoding peptide-methionine (R)-S-oxide reductase MsrB, whose translation MAYDIEKPDEQWREELSSAEYAVLRQAGTEPAFVGEYTDTKTKGVYSCRACGAELFTSAEKFESHCGWPSFFDPKSTDSVELIEDRSHGMVRTEVRCSRCGSHLGHVFEGEGYATPTDQRYCINSISLKLVPDEA comes from the coding sequence ATGGCGTACGACATCGAGAAGCCGGACGAGCAGTGGCGCGAGGAGCTGAGCTCCGCCGAGTACGCGGTCCTGCGCCAGGCCGGCACGGAGCCCGCCTTCGTCGGCGAGTACACGGACACGAAGACCAAGGGCGTCTACTCCTGCCGGGCGTGCGGGGCCGAACTCTTCACGTCGGCCGAGAAGTTCGAGTCGCACTGCGGCTGGCCGAGCTTCTTCGACCCGAAGTCCACGGACAGCGTGGAGCTGATCGAGGACCGGTCGCACGGGATGGTGCGGACGGAGGTGCGGTGCTCGCGGTGCGGGTCGCATCTGGGGCACGTCTTCGAGGGCGAGGGGTATGCGACGCCGACGGATCAGCGGTATTGCATCAACTCGATCTCGCTGAAGCTGGTGCCTGACGAGGCCTGA